In Vicinamibacterales bacterium, the sequence ACCACGCGATGGGCTCGACATAGACACCAGGTACTCGAAACGATCACCGCGGTCAATATCCATGCAGTTAGCGATAGGACCCAAGCCATGCGTCGGGTAAAGGTTACCGTTACGCAAAATTGAATGCTCGCGTCGCCAGAGTCCTTCATTACGGTTTTCGAACTTGATGCCTCGAAGGTCGTGAAGGTAGCCACACTCGGCATGCAGCAATTCGCCGAACATCCCCTGTCGGACCATGTTAAAAACCATCAGCTCAGGACGGTCATAGTTGCAGTTCTCCATCATGACGCAGTGCTTGTTATATTTCTCGGCGGCTTCGACGAGCTTCCAACAATCCTCGATTGTGTAAGCAGCGGGAATTTCGCTAGCGGCATGTTTACCGTTCTCCATCGCAGCGAGCATGACCGGTACGTGCCACTCCCAGGGCGTTGCCGTGTAGACAAGGTCCAGGTCTTCTTCTTCGCACATACGAATGAAGTCCCAAGGCCCATCAGAGTAGCCAGTCGGTTCCGGGAAGCCAGCTTCGACAACTTGCCGCTGCCAGCGTTCAACCTTCTCGGGAATAATGTCGCAAACAGCGGACAGCCGAGCACCCGGGATACGCAGCAGGTTGCGGCAATGACCCGAACCCTGCAGTCCGACGCCGACATAGCCAACTCGGACGGTCTCGATCGGATCCGCCAACAGTGGGTGATGCGGCGCCATATCAAGCTGAGGTGCCTGCAGATGAATACGCCCCGATTCCGAAAGACCGGCAGGCAGGCCAATCCCGAAAGTTCCGTCTTTTCCTGGCTCGGTGGCTGCCTCGGCAAGCCCTGAGATGCCAACAACGGCGGCACCTAGACCTGCGGCCCCGAGTTTCATCAGTTCCCGGCGATCTAAGACTTCACGTGCTTTATTGAGTGAATAACTCTGGGTTCGTTGACCTCGTTTGTCGTCACTCCTCATACGCCGTTCTCCATCTGGCTACTTGCCTGAAACCCTCAACCTCGGTGATCTTAATCTCGTTGGTTTGAACTGCGCCAGTGATCCGGCCTCGGAATTAGTACCACTTCATATCTCAGTACCGTGATGCTGGCAAGAAGTCTTCTGGGCCATGGCATTCTGGACGCTCTCGTCTAGAAGAAAACAACATGCAACAAAACCGTCAAAACTAGGATGTCAAGACACCGGCCGTCGAAGAAATGGTCGCTAGCTGTTAGCACTAATTCCGGACACCGCGCTATCCGTGAACATACGCTCCCCTTACTAAATGAAAAACGCGAGCGTCGGGAGTGCGATCGAAACGACACTCAAACTCAGAAGAAGCATGATCGAGAAAACAATCCACGGCGGATGCCTTCACCAGGTTGATAGTGCAACCACCAAAGCCTCCACCCATCATCCGCGCACCAGCACACTCGTCCGAATAAGCAGCAACATCAACAAGAACTTCCAACTCAGCACAGCT encodes:
- a CDS encoding Gfo/Idh/MocA family oxidoreductase, yielding MRSDDKRGQRTQSYSLNKAREVLDRRELMKLGAAGLGAAVVGISGLAEAATEPGKDGTFGIGLPAGLSESGRIHLQAPQLDMAPHHPLLADPIETVRVGYVGVGLQGSGHCRNLLRIPGARLSAVCDIIPEKVERWQRQVVEAGFPEPTGYSDGPWDFIRMCEEEDLDLVYTATPWEWHVPVMLAAMENGKHAASEIPAAYTIEDCWKLVEAAEKYNKHCVMMENCNYDRPELMVFNMVRQGMFGELLHAECGYLHDLRGIKFENRNEGLWRREHSILRNGNLYPTHGLGPIANCMDIDRGDRFEYLVSMSSPSRGLQEYATANFPESDPRRDEQYALGDVNVSLIKTAHGRTIYLSHDTNLPRPYSRIHMLQGTKGIFQGYPNRVYFDDFGRGHRWIDGEGYEYENELYDLDRIREQYEHPIIKELRDQSEGAGHGGMDYLEDYRLIKCLNEGLPTDTNVYWAASLSAVCELTEISVANGSTPVEFPDFTRGRWRSYPRLEIVHA